A window of the Gossypium hirsutum isolate 1008001.06 chromosome A05, Gossypium_hirsutum_v2.1, whole genome shotgun sequence genome harbors these coding sequences:
- the LOC107959638 gene encoding oxygen-evolving enhancer protein 2, chloroplastic, producing MASAACFLHHHALTTNGRSSSLSPSLRQVSNMKPTQQVVCKAQKQEDDGSLVSRRLALTVLIGAAAVGSKVSPADAAYGEAANVFGKPKTDTDFMPYSGDGFKLSIPSKWNPSKEVEFPGQVLRYEDNFDTTSNLSVMITPTDKKSITDYGSPEEFLSSVDYLLGKQAYFGKTDAEGGFDSGAVATANILESSSSTVGGKPYYFLSVLTRTADGDEGGKHQLITATVNNGKLYICKAQAGDKRWFKGARKFVESAASSFSVA from the exons ATGGCCTCCGCCGCATGTTTCTTGCACCACCACGCACTCACAACCAATGGCAGATCATCATCATTATCGCCGTCGCTGCGCCAGGTTTCAAACATGAAGCCTACCCAGCAGGTGGTGTGCAAGGCTCAAAAGCAGGAAGATGATGGAAGCCTTGTGTCCCGTAGGTTGGCTCTCACTGTACTCATTGGTGCTGCCGCTGTTGGCTCTAAGGTTTCTCCTGCTGATGCTGCCTATGGTGAAGCTG CAAATGTATTTGGAAAGCCAAAAACAGACACAGACTTCATGCCATACAGTGGGGATGGATTCAAGCTCTCGATACCATCGAAATGGAACCCAAGCAAAGAGGTGGAGTTCCCAGGTCAAGTGCTGAGGTACGAGGACAACTTCGACACCACCAGCAATTTGAGCGTCATGATCACTCCCACGGACAAGAAGTCCATCACCGACTACGGTTCCCCTGAGGAGTTCCTCTCTTCG GTGGATTATCTTCTTGGAAAACAAGCTTACTTTGGTAAAACTGATGCTGAG GGTGGTTTTGACTCCGGTGCGGTGGCGACCGCAAACATATTGGAGAGTTCAAGTTCAACAGTCGGCGGGAAGCCGTACTACTTCTTGTCAGTGTTGACAAGAACCGCCGACGGAGACGAAGGCGGGAAGCACCAGCTAATAACAGCCACCGTCAACAACGGCAAGCTTTACATTTGCAAGGCACAAGCTGGGGACAAGAGGTGGTTCAAGGGAGCTAGAAAGTTTGTGGAGAGTGCTGCTAGTTCCTTCAGTGTTGCTTAA
- the LOC107959639 gene encoding DExH-box ATP-dependent RNA helicase DExH6 encodes MGKKNPLAEISVIRLNNVLEKFRESEDEVYTFESNLTNKERALVHKACRKMGMKSKSKGRGSQRCVSVYKIKEKASSMTEKNLTTVSFSEGTQLVLQDLFTNYPPDDGELEEKVFGKYSGKSAKIRRKKDDIFSKPLMNAAEIAKKVKTLASKREKYPNMRQIDEERSKLPISGFRDAITSAVESHQIILISGETGCGKTTQVPQFLLDYMWGKGEACKILCTQPRRISATSVAERIANERGESVGENVGYKIRLESKGGRHSSIVFCTNGVLLRVLVANSRSKREDISDMTHIIMDEIHERDCFCDFMLAIIRDILPSYPHLRVVLMSATLDSERFSQYFGGCPIIRVPGFTYSVRSFYLEDVLSILKSTDDNHLISANASAQDEDPELTEEDKIALDEAINLAWSIDDFDPLLDLISVEGGSKIHNYQHSLTGLTPLMVFAGKGRVEEVCMLLSFGVDCSIISKDGKSALDWAEQENQQEAAEIIKNHIESSQNNIGGQNLLEKYIASGNPEIIDFVLIEQLLRKICIDSNEGAILVFLPGWEDINRMKEKLFANPFFKDSSRFIIVPLHSMVPSADQKKVFNRPPLGCRKIVLSTNVAESSITIDDVVYVIDSGRMKEKNYDPYNNVSTLQSSWVSKANAKQREGRAGRCQPGICYHLFSKLRAASMLDFQVPEIKRMPIEELCLQVKLLDPACKVEDFLRKTLDPPVSETVHNALRVLQDIGAFTQDEELTELGEKLGYLPVHPLTCRMLFFAILMNCLDPALTLACASDFKDPFVLPMRPNEKQKAAAARHELASLYGGQSDQLALIAAFECWKNAKRKGLEGRFCSQYFVSSSTMNLLFGMRKQLQGELIRHGFIPDDVSSCSLNANHPGILHAVLVAGLYPMVGRILPVKQGKRLIIEAANGSKVRLHTRSVNSKLVPKKPEDCPLIMYDEITRGDGGMFIRNCTVVGPFPLLFLATEIAVAPIKGIVYDEDEDDGDDDDGDDDDGSDDGDGDACNTDGDEKLVVSKSGGKEDKVMSSPDNSVMVVVDRWLSFRSTALDVAQIYCLRERLLAAILFKVMHPHEVLPPVLGASVYAIACILSYDGLSGIPTPAESVDSLTSRVRSTDINKSMPVMKDTSPNPSRFLLSLLNRSPFSWSSFQKGVKGPAVGAVTNGVESMSYNQEAPVMSAGMSLDQAELQDPTSVASGSGVSKSQGSGNGSCKRQRGKRSISRP; translated from the exons ATGGGAAAGAAGAACCCCTTAGCTGAAATCTCCGTTATCCGATTAAACAACGTACTTGAGAAATTTCGTGAATCAGAAGATGaag TGTATACCTTTGAATCCAACCTTACTAACAAAGAACGAGCATTGGTGCACAAGGCATGCCGGAAAATGGGTATGAAATCCAAAAGTAAAGG GCGTGGGAGCCAGAGATGTGTCTCTGTCtataaaatcaaagagaaagcCAGCAGTATGACAGAGAAGAATCTAACTACTGTGTCATTTTCGGAGGGGACACAATTGGTTTTGCAGGacttatttacaaattatccACCAGATGATGGAGAGCTTGAAGAGAAGGTATTTGGAAAGTATAGCGGAAAATCTGCTAAAATAcgaagaaagaaagatgatattttctCGAAGCCATTGATGAATGCTGCGGAGATAGCAAAGAAGGTTAAAACACTTGCATCTAAGAGAGAGAAGTATCCAAACATGAGACAG ATTGATGAAGAGAGGTCAAAGCTTCCAATTTCTGGGTTTAGGGATGCCATTACATCTGCAGTAGAATCTCACCAG ATTATCCTCATTTCTGGCGAGACTGGGTGTGGCAAGACAACACAG GTTCCACAATTTCTTTTGGACTATATGTGGGGGAAAGGTGAGGCCTGTAAAATACTGTGTACTCAGCCTCGGCGTATATCAGCTACATCAG TGGCTGAGAGAATCGCTAATGAAAGAGGGGAAAGTGTTGGAGAAAATGTTGGATACAAG ATTCGCTTGGAAAGTAAAGGCGGTCGACACTCATCAATCGTCTTCTGCACGAATGGGGTATTATTGAGAGTGCTGGTTGCAAACAGTAGATCAAAGAGGGAAGACATCTCTGACATGACTCACATTATTATG GATGAAATTCATGAAAGGGACTGCTTCTGCGATTTCATGTTGGCAATTATCAG GGATATACTTCCTTCGTACCCTCATCTACGGGTG GTACTGATGAGTGCTACTCTTGATTCTGAACGGTTTTCACAATATTTTGGTGGTTGCCCAATTATCCGTGTTCCTGGGTTTACATATTCT GTAAGAAGTTTCTATTTAGAGGATGTGCTTTCTATCCTGAAATCCACAGACGATAATCATCTTATTTCAGCTAATGCAAGTGCCCAGGATGAAGACCCAGAATTAACTGAAGAAGATAAGATCGCATTGGATGAAGCTATTAATTTGGCTTGGTCAATTGATGACTTTGATCCACTTTTAGATTTGATTTCTGTTGAAGGAGGGTCAAAGATTCATAATTACCAGCATTCTTTGACTGGACTAACGCCACTAATGGTGTTTGCTGGAAAGGGTAGAGTGGAGGAAGTTTGCATGCTCCTCTCGTTTGGTGTAGACTGCAGTATAATCTCCAAGGACGGGAAGAGTGCTTTGGATTGGGCTGAGCAGGAAAACCAGCAGGAAGCTgctgaaataattaaaaatcatattgAAAGTTCCCAAAATAATATTGGGGGACAGAACTTACTCGAAAAGTATATAGCATCAGGTAATCCAGAAATCATTGATTTTGTTCTTATTGAACAATTACTAAGAAAGATATGTATTGATTCAAATGAAGGAGCCATCCTTGTTTTCCTTCCTGGGTGGGAGGATATAAACAGAATGAAAGAGAAATTATTCGCCAACCCCTTTTTTAAAGATTCTTCCAGATTTATTATAGTACCTTTGCATTCAATGGTTCCATCTGCTGATCAAAAGAAGGTCTTTAATCGTCCACCTTTGGGCTGCCGCAAAATCGTTCTTTCAACCAATGTTGCTGAAAGTTCCATTACAATCGATGATGTTGTCTATGTTATAGATAGTGGTAGAATGAAAGAGAAAAACTATGATCCATATAATAATGTATCAACCCTTCAGTCTTCATGGGTCTCCAAAGCAAATGCTAAGCAGAGAGAGGGGCGAGCTGGTCGATGTCAACCTGGAATTTGTTATCATCTTTTTTCAAAACTTCGAGCAGCTTCTATGCTTGACTTTCAAGTTCCAGAGATTAAGAGAATGCCAATTGAAGAGCTCTGTTTACAG GTGAAATTGCTTGACCCAGCTTGCAAAGTAGAGGATTTCTTGCGAAAGACATTGGACCCTCCTGTTTCTGAAACTGTACATAATGCACTTAGAGTCCTTCAAGATATTGGGGCTTTCACGCAAGATGAGGAACTGACAGAACTTGGAGAGAAGCTTGGTTATCTTCCTGTTCATCCATTGACATGCAGGATGCTTTTCTTTGCCATATTGATGAATTGCCTTGATCCGGCATTGACACTAGCATGTGCTTCAGACTTCAAGGATCCATTTGTCCTTCCCATGCGACCAAATGAAAAGCAGAAGGCTGCTGCTGCCAGGCATGAGCTTGCGTCTCTGTATGGTGGGCAAAGTGATCAGCTGGCACTCATAGCTGCCTTTGAGTGCTGGAAGAATGCTAAAAGAAAGGGTCTAGAGGGACGTTTTTGTTCACAATACTTTGTCTCATCAAGCACCATGAACTTGCTGTTTGGCATGCGTAAGCAGCTCCAGGGTGAACTAATACGGCATGGGTTTATTCCAGATGATGTCTCAAGCTGTAGTCTAAATGCAAATCACCCTGGAATACTCCATGCAGTCCTTGTGGCTGGTTTGTATCCAATGGTGGGAAGGATACTCCCTGTAAAACAGGGTAAACGATTGATTATAGAGGCTGCCAATGGCAGTAAAGTTCGGTTACACACTCGCTCTGTTAATTCAAAGTTAGTACCCAAGAAACCCGAAGATTGCCctttgattatgtatgatgaaataACCCGTGGGGATGGGGGTATGTTCATAAGGAACTGTACTGTTGTTGGGCCATTTCCATTGTTATTTCTTGCAACAGAGATTGCAGTGGCTCCTATAAAAGGCATTGTttatgatgaagatgaagatgatggggatgatgatgatggtgatgatgatgatggaagtgatgatggtgatggtgatgcaTGCAACACTGATGGTGATGAAAAATTGGTTGTTAGTAAGTCAGGTGGAAAAGAAGATAAGGTCATGTCCTCTCCCGATAATTCTGTTATGGTGGTTGTTGATCGCTGGCTATCATTCAGATCAACAGCACTTGATGTTGCTCAAATTTACTGCTTGAGAGAACGATTATTGGCAGCAATCTTATTCAAG GTAATGCATCCACACGAAGTTCTTCCTCCTGTTCTCGGGGCGTCTGTATATGCAATAGCTTGTATTCTATCTTATGATGGGTTATCAGGCATCCCAACGCCAGCAGAATCTGTAGATTCACTGACTTCGAGGGTGCGTTCTACTGATATCAACAAATCTATGCCAGTGATGAAAGATACAAGTCCCAATCCAAGTAGATTCCTTTTGTCACTTTTGAACCGAAGTCCATTCAGCTGGTCAAGTTTCCAGAAAGGTGTTAAGGGCCCTGCAGTAGGGGCTGTAACAAATGGAGTTGAGTCCATGAGTTACAACCAAGAGGCACCTGTAATGTCAGCTGGGATGAGCTTAGATCAAGCTGAGTTGCAGGACCCTACGTCAGTTGCTTCCGGTTCAGGTGTGTCTAAATCACAGGGTTCTGGAAATGGTTCTTGCAAGCGACAACGCGGGAAGAGGTCTATATCTAGACCGTGA